One stretch of Flavobacterium sp. 9 DNA includes these proteins:
- a CDS encoding 2-dehydro-3-deoxyphosphooctonate aldolase, whose protein sequence is MKKIALFIVLLITTVSCVSTRSTLKNVDDNAPDLVLKKDNTFAITLFSKDKKYGYDPDYPVNIFYRNTADEALNETRFLNALCGPNGEKITYKRLETCCPFPTKRSNMGAGFLNVYELRWEGQKKPVTLYLNIYEKGILMVPMGLGLKKE, encoded by the coding sequence ATGAAAAAAATAGCCCTTTTTATTGTTTTACTTATTACTACAGTTTCTTGTGTGAGTACAAGATCTACTTTGAAAAATGTAGATGATAATGCGCCGGATCTAGTTCTGAAAAAAGACAATACTTTTGCCATTACTCTTTTTAGTAAAGACAAAAAATACGGCTATGACCCTGATTATCCCGTTAATATTTTCTATAGAAATACTGCTGATGAAGCTTTGAATGAAACTCGTTTTTTAAATGCTCTTTGCGGTCCAAATGGTGAAAAAATAACCTATAAAAGATTAGAAACCTGTTGTCCTTTTCCAACTAAAAGAAGTAATATGGGCGCTGGTTTTTTAAATGTTTATGAGCTGAGATGGGAAGGTCAAAAGAAACCTGTTACTCTTTATTTGAATATTTACGAAAAAGGAATTTTAATGGTTCCAATGGGATTAGGTTTGAAGAAAGAATAG
- a CDS encoding lysoplasmalogenase yields the protein MRNSTFFKIYIAFSAFYLLVLFWGYESLNLFLKPLLIPLLGFGVYFYRKFPSKNTLLTALLFSWIGDVILLFTDIAEIYFILGLVAFLISHITYCILFNKQIKGTIKKNIAAFGIGSILIACYLIGMLSVLLPTLGDLKIPVTVYASVISIMLLFAFNGFLVWKKPGNSYVFLGAIVFVLSDSILAVNKFHTPIEKSSFFIMLTYLVAQYLIVVGILKLNPKKAE from the coding sequence ATGAGAAATTCTACATTTTTTAAAATCTATATTGCATTTAGCGCTTTCTATTTGCTTGTATTATTTTGGGGATATGAAAGCTTAAACCTGTTTTTAAAGCCACTTTTGATTCCGTTATTAGGTTTTGGTGTTTATTTTTATCGAAAGTTCCCTTCAAAAAACACATTGCTAACCGCTTTACTGTTTTCATGGATTGGCGATGTAATTTTACTTTTTACTGATATTGCCGAGATCTATTTTATTCTGGGATTAGTTGCTTTTCTGATTTCTCATATCACATATTGTATCCTTTTTAACAAGCAAATTAAAGGAACAATCAAAAAAAATATTGCCGCTTTTGGTATCGGAAGTATTTTAATCGCTTGTTATCTCATCGGAATGCTTTCTGTTTTATTGCCAACTTTAGGCGATTTAAAAATTCCGGTAACGGTATATGCTTCTGTGATTTCGATTATGCTTTTGTTTGCATTTAATGGCTTTTTAGTCTGGAAAAAACCTGGAAACTCTTATGTTTTTCTGGGTGCAATTGTATTTGTTCTTTCTGATAGTATTTTGGCTGTAAATAAATTTCATACTCCAATCGAGAAAAGTTCTTTTTTTATTATGCTAACGTATCTTGTGGCACAATATCTGATTGTGGTTGGTATATTAAAACTGAATCCTAAAAAAGCAGAATAA
- a CDS encoding ATP-dependent Clp protease adaptor ClpS: protein MSTKEKVRERVREKEATAFNNEIIVYNDDVNTFDHVIDTLMRVCSHTAEQAEQCSLIVHYNGKCTVKTGPIDKLKPQCTQLLEAGLSAEIV, encoded by the coding sequence ATGAGTACTAAAGAAAAAGTAAGAGAGAGAGTACGCGAAAAGGAAGCTACAGCTTTCAATAACGAAATCATTGTTTATAACGACGATGTAAACACTTTTGATCACGTAATTGACACATTAATGCGCGTTTGCAGCCATACGGCAGAACAAGCAGAACAATGTTCCTTAATTGTACATTACAACGGAAAATGCACCGTAAAGACTGGTCCAATTGACAAATTAAAACCGCAATGCACCCAACTTTTAGAAGCCGGATTAAGCGCTGAAATTGTTTAA
- the prmA gene encoding 50S ribosomal protein L11 methyltransferase, translating to MSNIYLGYHFTIEPKEPGSEILIAELGEKAFETFTETETGISAFVKKDLWDENILDDIYILESEEFKIEYTIEEIDQVNWNEEWEKNFEAIDVDGKCHVRAPFHEKTDAEFDIVIEPKMSFGTGHHETTHMMIQHLLEIDVKGLKTLDMGCGTAILAILAEMKGAEPIDAIDIDNWCYLNSIENAERNNCKHITVYEGDAALLAGKKYDLIIANINRNILLNDMQSYVDCLNKGGIILFSGFYVEDIPFIDASCTEKGLTYVKKFERNNWVSLKYVN from the coding sequence ATGTCAAATATATATTTAGGATACCATTTTACGATTGAACCAAAAGAACCGGGTTCAGAAATTTTAATTGCTGAATTAGGCGAAAAAGCGTTTGAAACTTTTACAGAAACAGAAACTGGAATTTCTGCTTTTGTGAAAAAAGATTTATGGGACGAAAATATTCTTGATGACATTTATATCTTAGAATCTGAGGAGTTTAAAATTGAATATACAATTGAAGAAATCGATCAGGTAAACTGGAACGAGGAATGGGAAAAGAATTTTGAAGCAATTGATGTTGACGGAAAATGTCATGTTCGCGCTCCTTTTCACGAAAAAACTGATGCTGAATTTGATATCGTAATCGAACCAAAAATGAGTTTTGGAACTGGTCATCACGAAACGACTCACATGATGATTCAGCATTTATTAGAAATTGATGTCAAAGGTTTAAAAACTTTAGACATGGGTTGCGGAACTGCTATTTTAGCTATTCTTGCCGAAATGAAAGGCGCTGAGCCAATCGATGCTATTGATATTGACAACTGGTGTTATTTGAATTCTATCGAAAATGCTGAACGCAATAATTGCAAACATATCACCGTTTATGAAGGCGATGCAGCTTTATTAGCCGGTAAAAAATATGATTTAATCATTGCTAACATCAACCGAAATATCTTATTGAATGATATGCAAAGTTATGTTGATTGCTTAAATAAAGGCGGCATTATATTGTTTAGCGGTTTCTATGTAGAAGACATTCCATTTATTGATGCTTCCTGCACGGAAAAAGGCTTAACATATGTTAAAAAATTTGAAAGAAACAACTGGGTTTCATTAAAATACGTAAATTAG